The genomic window TTGAATCCGGAACTTGTGGAGCATACAAGCGTTCGCCAGTCTGTTCATTTGTACGCTTCATATTCAGGTAGTTCACATTAAGTGTAAGATGATCTACCGGATACACGTTCACCTGCATTTCAAAGCCTTCAGTCTTTGCCTTGTCAACGTTACGAAGTTTCATATTGTCAACAGCAATCAGGTCATCATAATCAATACTGAAGTAGCTTGCTTCAACATCAGCCCAATGGGAGAATTGTTGTTTAATACCAACTTCCCAGCCATGGGATTTTTCACTTTTAAGATTTGGGTTACCAAAAAATGGCAGGTACAGATACAATGCTGACGGAACCTTAAAAGCCTCGCTGTAGGAAGCCCATAATGTTGTCCAGTCATACTCTGTGTTGGCAAATGGATAGATGGAGGCACCAACGTTTACGCTGGTGTTATCGATAGAGTTTTCATCGATGTGGTATGAGTCATATCGTACACCACCGATAAGTAAGAGATGAGATATCGGCTTGGATTCAAGCTGCCCGACAAGGCTATTCTGATTGTAGCTTGAGGAAATATCGTATGGCATTCCACCAACGGAATCAGCCGTAACATAATCATTTTTATAGAAATAGTTCACATGTGCAGTAAGCTTATCATCAGGAATAATATCTATCTGTGATCTGATATCCCCGACAAAACTCTTTTCATCCATATCCACGGTGTTCTGTTTGCTTTGGAAGGAAGGCACGTCGTAAATTGGATTCCCGAATACATAATCCAGCGCGTTATCTATGTACCCAAGTGTCGCTTTAACGGTGCATCGTTCAAATTCACCTTTATAGCGTCCAAACAAACCAGTAGTCTGGGGTTTGTTTTGCCAGATCTTGCGAGGGTCCATGCCATACAGGCTACCTGAGTAGTAATAGTCCTGACCGCCAGTTTGATACTGCCCATCATTATAAAACATCTCAAAATACAAATCCTGTTTAGAAGAGGCGAGGTAATCCAATCTGCCGTAAAAGTTTCTAAAGCGGGAATCTGTGTATGGAATTCTTCCTTTAGGAGTATCATAGTTACCACTATAATTCTGCTCGTAGTTAGCAAACCAGGCAACTTTGTCTTGTCCACCACTCACTGTAAAAGAGCCGTCAGCAGTGGAATTAGTCCCACCATATAATTTAGTTTTTACATATGGATCAGAAGGGTCACCTTGTTTCATAACGACGTTGATTACCCCTGTCATGGAGCCTGAACCTTGCGTCGAAGCCTGAGCACCCTTCAAAATTTCCAAGCGTTCTACAGAGCCGGTACCTGCTGTTAAGATGTTGAAAGGAGAACCTGTAACAACTGGATTGATTGTAATCCCCTCTAACAACACAGTAGGTCTAGCCCCACGAATATTAAGTGAAGGCCAGCCCATGCCAGAACCTTGGTCAGCCTGAACACCTACAA from Halodesulfovibrio sp. includes these protein-coding regions:
- a CDS encoding TonB-dependent receptor — its product is MKKLVVFLVVFLCVCSSNVYAQNNATPASGEGDTSIAQQDESTKDPEAEEENAKEEVTLDRYVVSVTRSDTEYTRFPAAIDVITSRDLEIKPKADNFYDAVSNVVGVQADQGSGMGWPSLNIRGARPTVLLEGITINPVVTGSPFNILTAGTGSVERLEILKGAQASTQGSGSMTGVINVVMKQGDPSDPYVKTKLYGGTNSTADGSFTVSGGQDKVAWFANYEQNYSGNYDTPKGRIPYTDSRFRNFYGRLDYLASSKQDLYFEMFYNDGQYQTGGQDYYYSGSLYGMDPRKIWQNKPQTTGLFGRYKGEFERCTVKATLGYIDNALDYVFGNPIYDVPSFQSKQNTVDMDEKSFVGDIRSQIDIIPDDKLTAHVNYFYKNDYVTADSVGGMPYDISSSYNQNSLVGQLESKPISHLLLIGGVRYDSYHIDENSIDNTSVNVGASIYPFANTEYDWTTLWASYSEAFKVPSALYLYLPFFGNPNLKSEKSHGWEVGIKQQFSHWADVEASYFSIDYDDLIAVDNMKLRNVDKAKTEGFEMQVNVYPVDHLTLNVNYLNMKRTNEQTGERLYAPQVPDSKLGFGGVLSDLYGFTLAIDGSYYITYKMSNGTKHPTQGKVVWNGKLSYEYFYKDLKIEPFIEVDNFSDELVYSSGDVVGIQPGRTFMAGASLTYSF